The genomic DNA TAAGGCTTGACTAGTACCAATTAATTTTTTGGGATTGGCTACCTCCGGGGAAATACCAAGCAGAAAGGCCATGAGGGTCATGATGACGGCGGCGCTCACGGGGTAGGAAATGGCGTCGGTCATCCAGACAATTACGGAAAAGACCAGGATGCCGAGCATCCGCTGCCCTGCCACCGGCAGATCGGCAGGGGTAGGCAGAAGAATGATGGCAAGTAGTGCAATAAGTCCGATGATTAGGCCGTAGCGTTTGGCGAACGATTCTTGCGGTGGCTGGGTGGCAGTCACCTTTTGCATGTTTTTAAATTCCTCCTTTTTTTAATTTATGATACTTGCCGCGCCAGGAGGATTACTCCTTGCGCAGCAAGCTCATTCCCAGTTCAAGGGCGCGTTTGTTGACTTCTTCAGTGCCGGGGGGAACGCGGTTAAGAACCGCCTGGGTAATTGACTCGACACTAACGACATTGGTGGCCGCCACGATGGCGCCGAGGGCAATAATGTTAGCAAAGAGGCTTTTGCCCAGTTCAGCGTTGGACGTTTCGGTGATGGGCAGCCGGTAGACGTTTTTAACGTGTTCAGGGATTTCTTTGACGAAGGTAGTGTCTACCATCAGGATGCCATCTGCCGGCAGGTCGGCGCAGTATTTGTTGGTGGCTTCCTGCGTCATGGCCAGCACCAGATTAGGCTTGGTGACTTTGGGGTAATGGATGGGCCGGTCGGCGATGATGACCTCGGATTTGCTGGCGCCGCCGCGGGCCTCGGGACCGTAGGACTGGGACTGGATGGCCAGTTTACCGTCCAGTAGTGCCGCTTCGGCGAGAATGATACCGGCGAGAATAAGACCCTGTCCGCCAGAGCCTGAAAGCCGCATTTCAACCATATTACCGGGCTCCTTTCTGCGCTTTGGCGAGGATTAAATCATATTGCTTGGTGTATTCCGGCGCTTCGCTCTTGTGCAGGACGCCGATAAGGAATTTATCGGCAAGCTGTTCGGGGGCGAGCTTTTTCGCCGCTTCGACGGTAACGGCGTGGTCGCGCTGCCATGCGAGCATCTTAGGCGCATCGCCCATCTTGTTTTGCCGGCCATAGGAAATGGGGCACTGGGTAATTGCTTCGACCAGGGCGAAGCCGTCATGGCTGATGGCTTGGGCGATGAGGTCGACAAGCATTTGGGTGTGATAGGCCGTACCGCGGGCGACAAAGGTGGCGCCGGCCGCCTTGGCCAGTTCCGCGATATCAAAGGTGCGTTCGACCGTTCCGTAAGGCGCCGTTGTCGCCTTGTTATTGGTCGGC from Thermosinus carboxydivorans Nor1 includes the following:
- a CDS encoding 2-oxoacid:acceptor oxidoreductase family protein — translated: MVEMRLSGSGGQGLILAGIILAEAALLDGKLAIQSQSYGPEARGGASKSEVIIADRPIHYPKVTKPNLVLAMTQEATNKYCADLPADGILMVDTTFVKEIPEHVKNVYRLPITETSNAELGKSLFANIIALGAIVAATNVVSVESITQAVLNRVPPGTEEVNKRALELGMSLLRKE
- a CDS encoding 2-oxoacid:ferredoxin oxidoreductase subunit beta, encoding MPHIWCPGCGNGIVTGAIVKAIDKLGLDQNKTVIVSGIGCSSRASGYLNFDTVHSAHGRALPVATGIKLAEPDLNVIVVTGDGDGTAIGGNHFIHAARRNINLTVILYNNNIYGMTGGQYSPLTPTNNKATTAPYGTVERTFDIAELAKAAGATFVARGTAYHTQMLVDLIAQAISHDGFALVEAITQCPISYGRQNKMGDAPKMLAWQRDHAVTVEAAKKLAPEQLADKFLIGVLHKSEAPEYTKQYDLILAKAQKGAR